The window CAGCTTTTGCAGATGATGCGGAAGATCTGCGCATTATCGCAGCAGCAGGAAAGAACGCCGTGACAGTGGCTCAAGCCGCCAAATCTGCAGATGAAACTGCGGTGGCTGTGACAGGCACCATTGTCCGTGAGGTTAAGCATGAGCATTATACTTTAAAGGACAAAAGCGGAACGATTACGGTCGATATTGACCATAAGCTGGCTAGCCCGGCGCAGCTGAAGCCGGGGACTAAAGTGCGGGTTTACGGTGAAGTGGATACGCACCGTGCTAAGCCTACCGATATTGATGCGGTTAAGGTCGATATTTTATAAGGGATCAGGCTTTTTTGGACGCTATAGCTAAATCCTAAAGTCTGTATTACGAATAATTGCCTATGAAATATGATTTCATGAGGTTTTAGTCGTGTTAACTATTTCAGCAATTCACGATGGTGCTTGCACTGCCTCATTTTTGCTTTAAATGTTTAAACAGCTTTGTGCAGGCAATATCTCCACTTTGGAAAGACCCAAAGTGGACAAAAGCCTTTTGTTGCCCATACACGGCGTCCTTGCCGTGATGGGCAACGCGCGGCATCCATGCCGCACCCGCGTATCCGAAGTTTATTTTACTCAAAATTCTATGAAACTCGAAGCTGAAAGGATTTCGCAGAGTCTTTCAAGAAAACTTAGCCATCATATAGCTGAGTTTTGAAATCTGTATTACACATAATCTCCCATAAAATATGCTTTTATTAGTTTGTG is drawn from Acinetobacter sp. WCHAc010034 and contains these coding sequences:
- a CDS encoding NirD/YgiW/YdeI family stress tolerance protein, with product MMKLKTALMMGSLMAAFSVSAFADDAEDLRIIAAAGKNAVTVAQAAKSADETAVAVTGTIVREVKHEHYTLKDKSGTITVDIDHKLASPAQLKPGTKVRVYGEVDTHRAKPTDIDAVKVDIL